CACCTCACCTTCACCCCGGAGCCTTTGCACCACGTGAAGTTTTCCTTTTATATAGATAACATGTCTTTATCTATTAAATATTAATACATCTGACAGTTAAATTCTCCAATAGTAAAGTAACCAAAAAACGCAGCAAAGATATTCTAATTAAACTTCTCTTCAACTCTACCAAAGAGCTACATGTTCACTTGTAATTTTTTCCCAAtaaaggattttttttaaataaaagattTGATTAAGAATCCGAATGGTTTCAGACAATAAATAAAACATCGGACTCTAACTAGTACAAAAGAAAAACCACACAACCTGAAACAATATGCTAAAAGCTGCTAAAAGACAATGGTATATACCTATCGGCTTTATCGAAACCAAACCTAGCACCAAAGTAGAAGGCGACAGAAAGTAaccaagcatcactgtggacagCAACCAGAGACAACCAATCTTTTTCTTGCATCCCATCTCTAGCAAAGTTAATACCTAGAGCAGGCTCTGGGAGCTCAGGGGGGACTTCTTCGGCAGGCAAGTTAACTTCCCATTGCTCAGTTGGGAATCCGTACAGGCAAAGGTTTTCCTTATCTGTGATTTACACCAATAGATCACAATCTAATTAATAGACAGACACATGGAATCCACATAAAATCAAACTACATATTTAGGTACAGGCAAACAAGTACTCTTTTATTTAAGTTTTACACAAATTGGTAATACACAATCAAAAGCATATATTGAAAAGAGAGAACCCAGGAAGACTACTGATGGACCAGGATGGTTAAACTACATTCTGTACAACTGAGCACTAACGATTGACTATGATATAATGCAAGTAAACCACCAAAGAAACAGCTTTAGTCCTTGAATTCTATATTTCATTGAACAATAATATTTTCCTCACTTAAAATCAAGATAACTTAAATTTTCAGCCTACAAAACAACTAAATTCATACTTACAATCAGGTTCAGAAAAACCCAGAGTACACAAACTAGTATTATAAGCGGTTGATATTTATGAGTACAATTTAAAACTGATTAGGCGTCAAGATGAACACCCAGGAATATAAACAAGAAATTTCCAATACTCGCGCGTAAATATTTGAAAACTGTGCAAGCATTTGACTTGGATTTACTACAACCCACGCCATTTAACGGCAGCAAACAATAACGTAAACGCACACATTCAGCGAGACAAAGATGAATAGAGcggaagaaagagaaagaaacccTAACCAGGATCGCACTGCCGATAAAATTCTTGAACATCTGCGGCACAAACAACGAACAAAAAAGAAACACGTCAAGAAATTAATTGCGAAAAACGACaatatcaaaaccaaaacaaaaatccctaaaatccaaacccaaaaacaaaacaataagaGTAAGGAattagagaaaaagaagaaaggcgCAGACCAGTAGTCAAGGCCTTGACGATGCCGGAACGGCGACCGTTGAAGTCTTTGAAAACCTCTTCTACCGTACGAGGGTTGTACTGTGCTCCGCCGTCCATGGCAGTATAGAGAGTAGCGGACTCTGAAGGCGAAGAAAGAGAAGGATCACGTAACGGTATTATGGGCTAATAATGGAAATTCGAGGGCTCAGAGGAGCGAGCAGAAAATTCTTAGAAGTAAAGAGAAGCGATAGAGTTAAAAAGAAAGACAGACTGATTGGGAGACTTCCTCGATGGCTGAGGCAGCTGACTCTCACCAAAATTAAAAACAGGGGGCCCGGCTCGGCCGATGTCGAGCCCTACTGAGGCTGACTCTTACCAAAATTAAAAACAgggaattaattaataaataataaaatatgatGGAATTTATTAttgtataaataaaataaaagcagCTTACTTGCAAttcaataattaaaataaaaaaaaaaatcaatgggaGACGTTTGGCTGACAAGTGGGTTCAATTTAGTCACTGCTTTGCTTGCTATTGCCACGTCGGATGAGGACATAGGGTAAAGTTGTCATTACATACCCTCAACCTCCCACAATTTATCGAGATATTTCAAAAATGTGGCCAAAGACAAAATTTTTGCATAATCCATGAGGAAAGGGTTTTTTTTATGGAGAGTTAAAACCCATGAGTAAGTGTCATTACATACTTGACGAGAATCTCACATCAAAAAGTTAATGGGTTTGGAATCTAACTTATAAAGGAGGACAAACCTCATATCATTCAACATGAATTTTCAATAGAGAATTAGACCTAAACTTATAACCCATTCTGCGTGACGGGTTTCCATCCCATACCCTTAGCATTATGATCTCCGCATTATATTGGACGCcaaattcagattcaatttATCTAATACTCTAAAATTCTAAAGACAATTACACTTTTCAGCAAATGCAACGTATTACATTCAACAATCACACAAGCTGATCGTAACGTTTAATAAAGAATTCACAAGATACTTCCACGCACATTCATTCATGCGCAACACTCATGTACAGATACAACATAAACATGACCAGATCAGAATACGCTAATAACAGAAGGGACGCAGACCATCCATCAAAGCCATACTGCGATTTTGCTAATCAATTAGGGCATTCAAAAGTTTTACAATCTGGGGAAGATGACTTTAAAACAGCTAGACTACAAATTATACAAGCGACCCAGACTAGGTATATGTTTCCAATTTCAGACATTTCGTACAATAACAACAGGTCAGCACTCAGATTATCTATCTTCCGTCTATGTCAAAACGTTATACCATATCCTGTGGGGCATCCACATGTTTTGGCGACCGTTGAAGCTTGTGAAAACCAATAAATTATCTTCAAGAGAACCCAAGTGGGATCAACTGGTCTCAGCAGGCTCCAACTCTTCACATATAGCTATTAACTACTGCAATTTatgtaagaagaagaagaaggttcaAAGACTTTGAGGTCCCTGGTGAGTGAATCAATAACATTTGAAATGTAAATTCCTAATCATTCATCTTCCttcaaaatctgaaaaaaaaaatatattaaaagaaacaaataagaacTGGATGAGGGATCATAACAGGACGATAAGCAATTACACTGTTCCTCATCATTGGGTGACAATACATAAAAGGTCAAAAAACTAGAAATAGGCAGAGAAAAATATGCATTTCACCCGAGGACAATGAAGAAGTCACAGGGAATATAATTTCACACAATGTGGTTTAGCTCTGtgaagatgataaaaaaaattacctaTTGAGACATAACAACAAAATCTATCGAATTGACGGAGTAATGACACAATTTTGTCCAGGCACTCTGAAAACAGCAGCCCAACCCTTGGAAATCATAGAAAATGGCATAATGAAAAGGAATGATTAATACTGTTAATGaaaattgatgatgaaaataGACATCCAATTACACATATTCAGCAAAAATATATATCGGTACTGCCGTGGATTATTATAGCCTGGTCATCTTCTATTCTGAGGCCCATCTAAAAGTTGCCCGTTCGTACCTTTTTGCTTTCTCAAACCTACAAGCTACACCGCTACAGCCTAGCCTAAACCTTTAACAGCAAATTTCAATCATCACTTACACCTCACCATCACAATCCATCCAAGAAAGATATCGTATATAAATCCATCAGAAATACAACCGCATCAttaccaaaacaacatcaagaaAAATCCACAGCTGTCATTTTGGGAACAGTAAGGAGATGATAACCATCACGAAGACACCAAGCCTAATGCCAAACAACAAAATAcacaaaaagctcctctatagaactTCAACCCATATTACCACAATAACCAACCTTCACGGCCATAAAGTGCCCATTGAAACTCCATGACAACCCCCACAAACAACCACCAAATAATAACAGTGTCAAATGGTCAATCACTCAATAAAGCTAAAAGCTGTCATCAGAATCCCTGGACAAACAACTACTCAAGCCACCAATCCGATCCCAACACCATCACTTCTCATCAGACCTCCAACCACCATACCAAATTACCCACACATACACAAAACCAAACTTCAAAATCAAcctaatataataatatataaagaAAAGTCTCCCTGGTTAGCATCATCTTTACCACAAGGCGTGAGAATCGGAACTGGGCTATTAAGTGAATGAATTTGTTTGGGGCCTCAAAGAGAGTCAAATTTGGAAATGTCTTGGACAAGAGAGCAGAAGTGGCGCCTCCACATTAGAATGAATGGCTGTGAGAAGAGCAGAGAGTGATGGAGAAATAATGAACAAATAGATGGCCTGACAAGAGCAACCTTCGGTGGTTTGCGAACAGACAATTTTTTGAGGGGCCCTAAACAACCTCTAGGCACATGGAAAGTACAGGATTATACTTCTTTATCACCATACCAATTTCTTAAATGTGGATAATGGAGCATCAGTGCATATCAGCAATTGGCATCAATGGATATTAAACTAAACTGTGCCTCTTTTCCAAGCTCACTATCTGATTGCACATTTGTAAATACAGATATGTTAGATGAATTTCAAATACCACTAGTGCCATAAACCCCTTATGAAGTCATTGGTAGTCCATAAAATACCAGAATACCAGACTGAATACAGTCAATAGACTACAAAACCAAAGCATATACTGAACAGATGCTatgttaatatttaaaaaaccaGTAATTTAAAGAAATGGCAAATACTTTCCAATGTTTCTGGACAGTGACCTAATTTGAGCATAAATCATAAGAATATTTAGAGCAAAAGAGCTGGAAGTAAAATCCAAAAGGGAAGCCAAATCTTCCAATGAAAAtgagatttttaaaaattgatcCCCTTCATTCAATTGGTTCCTATGTCCATGATGTGGCTTCTATGACTTGAGAGGAACAACAGAATATTCAACAACAAAGAATCATCCATTGACAGTTTCATAGATAATTGGTTTGATTGTCTTAAGTTTTGGAGTTTGTCCTTCCCTGGGAATATTTTCAATCATTTGAATCTTGCTCCCTTGTAATTTCtgttgggttgcacccccttggtgcatgaataaatttcttttccgataaaaaaaaaaaatttggacttGGGGAGTAGTTTCTTTAAAATCCCATTTGACTTCACTAAATGATTGAGGTAGGTTTCATGGCAAAGAAAAATCACCTTTATCCCTTTAAGATGATTCTTTTTCGTCTTTCTCCGGAACATGCTCTTCAAGGAACTGCTGAATTGTTCTCCAGTAATTATCACCACCAGAAAGCCAAGTGTCCATATGCATGCCACTaggaaattccacaaaaatgcaCTTCTTGTTGTGAGCAGCAGCTTTAGCATACAAAAGCTGCATATGGGATGGAGGAACCATCTCGTCTTGCAATCCAGAGAGAAAAAGGATTGGCTGCTTAACCTGCGGTCAATAAAGTTCCAAAGGAACGAGACTAAAGAGTtcaatacaaggtgatgaagatTAGGAAAAAGTAAAAGAGGACAAAGGGCATAAAAGCCATCACTGATTTTATGAGATATTAGAAATACTGTTTGGAAATATCTGTTACATCATCAGACCTATTGGAATCCAACTCAGGAATGAGATTTTCGAATCTGATCACTGTGAAGATATGAACTAGAAACAATGTTCATTCATCTAAgaattagaaaattttaaacTAAAATAAAAGTGATACAGCATGTGAACAATGTTAATTACTTAGCCTAGTAAAGTTTTTTCTAACAACAGATTGACACACTTACTCGGCCTAGTATAGTTTTTCACTCTCTATACAGAATCAATAATGGATTGAACATGGTAAATGCTCAATTACAAAAACCTGGTCATATATAAATGAACATGCCGCTTATTCAAAAAATCTAAAAGATCCAATAAAagattttgaactttgaattaaTATGTAGTCTTACCTGGCCTATTATGTCAATTGTGCTCCACGGAGAACGTACAAGGAAGTTAAGAATTTTAGGACCTTTTGAACTACTGTGCCCAATAAACCACTTCAGGAAGGGCAATACAACTCCAGCCAAGTCCAGAACAGATGTGAAAGTGTTTTCCAATATAAGGGCAGCAACCTGTAAATTAGCATAAATGAACCATGAGCTCAAAAGATGACAATGTAATATGAAAACCTTTGAATAGGGCTCTAAGCAAGCaaaaaagtaaaagatgcaattttaaaaaaagaaattaaattgtaGTCTTATACGAGTATCAGTTGGATAAAGCCTCCATGGAGAAACTCATTATCTATATTTCAAGGAAAAGACTAGAGGCTGCGGAACTAAATTAGTAAGGGCCTTCCGAGACTTTAACAAGCTAATTTAATTTGTGTTGGTTAGTTTCCACCAGACGTAAGCTATTATATGCATGTTAGGTTATAgcaatcaatttttttgaggGGAAATAACAATTAACTCAAACAAATCATAAAAACTACTACGATTATAATACACTTAACTACCAAACAGGATGATAAGCTGGTCTTTTGAGGAAAAAGTGAACACAAATTTCAAGATCCTTAGTTCCACTCcttttcaacaaaataaaaggTTCAAGTCGAAGCCAAGTGGTACCTTGTCAGGGTTGTTCTTGGCAAGCATAGATCCAACAGCACCCCCAAGAGACCTTCCAAATATAAGTATTCTAGATGTGTCTATGTCACCCCTCTGAGAAAGATGATCCAGCGCAGCCTGGACAGAAATTCTAGCAATCAAGATTGCGTTCAAAGTCCAGGAAAAATCCTTGCAGAGTTAAGACGCAAGAGCAGACAGGCACACACCTGAGCATCCTTGGTAATTCCATGCTGAGAAGGATAACCATCACTTGCTCCATATCTGTTTTAATTTAAGAACTTCAATTAACATCTGTACGGTGGTGCAAGCACCATTCATATCATCATGTCATCATGTCAATTTAGGTGAAGATGCTTAAGttctcaaattatttttttcccgaCTGAAAACTTCATAAGAGGAACAAGCATCAACGTGAAACATTGAAATTGCATACCCTCGGTATGAAAGCATGAAAACATTGCATTGCAACTTCTGTATCATTATATGAACCATTTCAAGGCGGTGAGCGATATCTGCATGCCATTAGTTAAGGCCTCTAGAATGATATCAATGCTGATCAAGAATAAATGAAAGCCCGAAAACTGAAACTACTGACTATTGGAGCtactacaaataacaaaaataactaCATGCCAGTCCCATGTAAGATAAAATGAGTGAAGGTCAAAAATAGGATACTTCCAGCATTCTCTTGGAAAAACAGGATAGTTGGACCTGCAAAACCAGAATGCTATTTCATGAGGATTGAGAAGGTTAGCCTATCCTCACTATCAAACGAAAACAAAGCTACATAATAAAGACCAACTCAAAATAATCTCATGGCAGAAAACCATTGGAGGCGGTGCATATTCAATATGAGGAAACTGGAACAGTACTAATTTGTCTTTCCTACTAAAGTTAATATTCAAAAGAGTACAAAAAATACCGGATCACCTAATGTCACTCCATAGACAATTGCATTGCACCTTTCCAAGCACACTTTTGAATGGAGCTACTAATTGGTGAAAAACTTCCACTCACAGTCGGGTCATAAAAgtagttttgtggaatttggcaATTTATTCTCTATATTGACATTGTTTTCCAGGTTTAAAAACTAAATATAAGAGTTGAAACAAACCACGACTTTTAAACCCAAATTATAACCTTAGCAAAACGCAATCGAGTTCACATTCTAAATTTCATAAGCTCATGTATTGAATTTCCACAAATTTGCAGGTTTCATTGAGAGATCGTTACAGTAGATTCAGTGAAATTCTATAATTCGAGTAAAAATACCAACGCAGCAGCACAAATCGCGCAATCAAGaatagaaatgaagagaaaagtAGGGAACCTCGACAGTCGGGGAAGACCTTGATAAACCAAGCATGGAGGCGGACGCCATCTGAGGATAGGAGCCAGACGTCTTCGTATAGGAGACGGAGGCGGGCGGGTGTGATAGCGTATGACTTGGAGAGACCAGGCAACACCGGCACATACACCAGCTTCTCCTGAAACGCCACCAACAACGCCATCCCCGCCACCACTATCCCTCCCGCTCCGTAGATCAACCATTTCACATACGACTCCATCCctgattttctctcttcttccctcTCCTCGGTCCCCCCTCTATTTTTGCACTGAATACTccgttattttttatttgaggaaaaaaaaattaaagaaaaagaaaatgagagctGGTCCCACTCCCACCTTCTTGAAGGTGGGGGTCCGGTGTTGAAATCGCGGGACATCCATGGACCACGGTCATGATTTTATCAACACGCTTGGTACAAAGCACCTGAGGACCACCATATCACCCTAATCAATTTTTCTTCAGTTCTTGCCTTCTTGGTgccatgattttatttttgtttcttgaaggaaaaaaaaagacacgaAATTATACGGTGTATGTGGTGTATAACCTTAAAGTGTGTACGCATCAGAATTAACAATTACGTGCATCATTCGTCTTGGAATTGTTCCATTTTGTCCTTGAACATCTGAAAGGATTCTTCCAAGTTCTTTTCTTAACCAAGAAGGATAGAATACAAAACAAATTTGCCATTCCAACCCTCTAATATGGACCTAAACTCGAGTCATTATGTCTGGACGTACAAATATTCCTACTAAACTCTAACCATTAGGCCATCGTGCATAAAAATTTCTAAGTTTTTTTCCTAATCGAGAAGAATACAATGTAAAACAAGGTTACCATGTGAACATATGATATAGACATAAACTCGAATCGTCAATTCTACCCACACCAAAATTTCCTCCTAAACTCGAGTCATCGGGCCCGGACGCACATAAATATCTCATAGGATAAAGTTGAGACTTGGAACAACATTGTTAGCCAACCTGTTTTGACACACCCACGTCACTAACACAACTCTTTTGCACAGAAAGTGCCATGGATCAACATGTTTTGAGAATAGGCTACATGAAAGCATGCTAATTGATGGCTAAAAACACCACAATCAACTCAACGATAATGTTAACGCACACTTAATCATAATTTAACACCATCATCTACATCAGAAACCAAGTGGTGATCTACCAACAACTGGTAGCAAAgcaatcaaaactcaaaacaactAGTCTTCATAAAACAGGTTCTAGCACATTACAAACGTTTTTAAGGAATAACCTTTGTAACAAGCATGTAGCATAACAACGCAAGTAAAGTAACCAAGCCAAGGATGAATTGCCCGACGGTGAAACCTCCCTTCTCACAGCACGACTGAAGCACAATGCTGTATTCCACCGCTGATGACGCGCCTAGTGCCTTGCATGCCTCCACCCATGGAAGGCGAGAAGCCGGAGAACCGGTGATCATGCTGTAGAAAAAGGACCTCACCATCAGAGACACTCGTGATGTCTGAGCATGTTGCATTCGAAACATATTCAGCTGTTTCTGACTGGTAGATTTTGAGCCCAGAAATATCATTCTTTTGATGTAAGTGAATGCTATCTGAGATCGAGACGCAAGGCATACTAGTTGTGGGAGATGCATTGGATTGTTGTAGCTTTTTTGTGCCTAGAAAACGTCCACCAGATCCTCTAACCCTATTCAATGCATGACGATGCCGAGATTCATGAAGGTAGGGCTGTAAATAAGTGAGTACACCAAATCAGCAAATCATGGTATTCTGTGCAGATAAAGATATGATTTGGTACAAAATCTATGATGCAGGATGATGCTCATTATGATCACAGGCGAACAACTTTTGAAGAAAATTATAGCATGAGATTCTTTGAAGGCCTCAGACATGATTTTAAGGCGAGATTCTCCAAAACTTCTTAGTTACTTATCCATATCACTAAATGCAAAAAATAGGAGTTCAAACAAAAAGTAATTCAAGAAACTACCTTTCGAGCTTTGACTAGTTTGTTTTGAGCCTCAAGCTTCGCCCGCGACTGTCTCCTTCTGAGAATTCCATTATATTGTTTCGCATTTACATAAATGGGAGCATCATCTGCAAGATCAAG
This genomic window from Tripterygium wilfordii isolate XIE 37 chromosome 9, ASM1340144v1, whole genome shotgun sequence contains:
- the LOC120005883 gene encoding alpha/beta hydrolase domain-containing protein WAV2-like isoform X1, which encodes MESYVKWLIYGAGGIVVAGMALLVAFQEKLVYVPVLPGLSKSYAITPARLRLLYEDVWLLSSDGVRLHAWFIKVFPDCRGPTILFFQENAGNIAHRLEMVHIMIQKLQCNVFMLSYRGYGASDGYPSQHGITKDAQAALDHLSQRGDIDTSRILIFGRSLGGAVGSMLAKNNPDKVAALILENTFTSVLDLAGVVLPFLKWFIGHSSSKGPKILNFLVRSPWSTIDIIGQVKQPILFLSGLQDEMVPPSHMQLLYAKAAAHNKKCIFVEFPSGMHMDTWLSGGDNYWRTIQQFLEEHVPEKDEKESS
- the LOC120006565 gene encoding nuclear transcription factor Y subunit A-3-like isoform X2, translated to MAARVQNLPEENFGQRSALSVPHFAVSCPSQWTSNEQNIPWLSRSTSLKVESSSQLRHEAKHLGLQLPDQDSAATQSVDFSNGKIGAVGLTNSQDQSNSSESVQYGSCGKRVEGQMRLAPYLSTRDTAVNPAQVDYQNSMPQLGAQMVEMASARVPLPLDLADDAPIYVNAKQYNGILRRRQSRAKLEAQNKLVKARKPYLHESRHRHALNRVRGSGGRFLGTKKLQQSNASPTTSMPCVSISDSIHLHQKNDISGLKIYQSETAEYVSNATCSDITSVSDGEVLFLQHDHRFSGFSPSMGGGMQGTRRVISGGIQHCASVVL
- the LOC120005883 gene encoding alpha/beta hydrolase domain-containing protein WAV2-like isoform X2; this translates as MVDLRSGRDSGGGDGVVGGVSGEAGVCAGVAWSLQVIRYHTRPPPSPIRRRLAPILRWRPPPCLVYQGLPRLSRSNYPVFPRECWKYGASDGYPSQHGITKDAQAALDHLSQRGDIDTSRILIFGRSLGGAVGSMLAKNNPDKVAALILENTFTSVLDLAGVVLPFLKWFIGHSSSKGPKILNFLVRSPWSTIDIIGQVKQPILFLSGLQDEMVPPSHMQLLYAKAAAHNKKCIFVEFPSGMHMDTWLSGGDNYWRTIQQFLEEHVPEKDEKESS